In Selenomonas dianae, a genomic segment contains:
- a CDS encoding Crp/Fnr family transcriptional regulator — translation MTTHDADSYHFRDYMDQFELWHLLTNAQRDDLVSHTRFEHYKKGTSVYRGPLSSAGTLHVISGALRAFVLSEEGREFTLFFVRSGDIGILAATTFPGTASCDISIEAAKDTNLFVSDTEKLRDILDANVELRARAYEYTVVRLSEMLWKFQQMIFTPADRRLAKFLLTESARTAGDEICLTHEETAQYLGTAREVVSRLMREFSHEGLVRTSRGRIHILNRTALQERAGA, via the coding sequence ATGACAACACATGATGCGGACAGCTATCATTTTCGGGATTATATGGATCAGTTTGAGCTGTGGCATCTGCTCACCAATGCACAGCGGGACGATCTGGTCTCTCATACACGTTTTGAACACTATAAAAAAGGGACATCGGTCTATCGAGGCCCGTTGAGCTCCGCGGGTACGCTGCACGTCATATCCGGCGCATTGCGCGCGTTTGTCCTTTCAGAGGAGGGGCGTGAGTTTACACTCTTTTTTGTGCGCTCCGGCGACATTGGTATCCTCGCGGCGACGACCTTTCCCGGCACAGCTTCCTGTGACATTTCGATTGAGGCAGCGAAGGACACGAATCTTTTTGTTTCAGATACGGAAAAGCTGCGCGACATTCTTGATGCCAACGTCGAACTCCGCGCACGCGCATATGAATATACCGTTGTGCGTCTCTCGGAAATGCTGTGGAAGTTCCAACAGATGATCTTTACGCCCGCAGACCGCCGCCTTGCAAAATTTCTGCTCACGGAGTCGGCGCGAACGGCGGGGGATGAGATCTGTCTGACGCATGAGGAAACGGCGCAGTACCTCGGGACGGCGCGGGAGGTTGTCAGCCGTCTCATGCGGGAGTTCAGTCATGAGGGATTGGTACGCACCTCCAGAGGGCGCATACATATACTCAATCGGACGGCACTTCAGGAACGTGCAGGTGCCTGA
- the rlmB gene encoding 23S rRNA (guanosine(2251)-2'-O)-methyltransferase RlmB, whose protein sequence is MKAKEQRAEKRADKRTEKRAEHSSEEQRSDILAGRHAIVEAIKAGRGINRILLADGLHGGAVHELRDLAREHGITVDTVGRAKLDAAVPDGVRHQGALAYVAPVAYVAVEEIIAAARERGEDPLLLLLDGIEDPQNLGALLRTADAAGVHGILLPRRHSVPLTETVARVSAGALAYVPVARIGNIAQTMRALKEQGFWIAGADMAGEETYDRANLTGALVLVIGSEGRGMSRLTRDLCDFTVRLPMCGKINSLNASVAGAILMYEALRQRMAKVRHG, encoded by the coding sequence ATGAAAGCGAAGGAACAACGCGCGGAGAAACGTGCAGACAAACGCACCGAGAAACGTGCAGAGCACAGCAGCGAGGAACAGCGCTCCGACATCCTCGCGGGTCGCCACGCCATCGTTGAGGCGATCAAGGCGGGGCGCGGCATCAACCGCATTTTGCTCGCGGACGGACTGCATGGCGGTGCTGTGCATGAGCTGCGCGATCTCGCACGGGAGCACGGGATTACCGTGGATACGGTGGGACGGGCAAAGCTGGATGCCGCCGTTCCCGATGGCGTGCGGCATCAGGGCGCACTTGCCTACGTCGCGCCCGTCGCCTACGTCGCTGTCGAGGAGATCATCGCGGCGGCGCGGGAGCGCGGCGAGGATCCGCTGCTGCTTCTCCTCGACGGCATCGAGGATCCGCAGAACCTTGGCGCACTGCTCCGCACGGCGGACGCGGCGGGCGTGCACGGGATCCTTCTCCCGCGCCGTCACAGCGTCCCGCTGACCGAGACCGTCGCACGTGTCTCGGCAGGTGCGCTTGCGTACGTTCCCGTCGCCCGTATCGGCAACATCGCGCAGACCATGCGTGCGCTCAAGGAACAGGGCTTTTGGATCGCGGGCGCGGATATGGCGGGGGAGGAGACCTATGACCGCGCGAACCTCACAGGCGCACTCGTGCTCGTCATCGGCAGCGAGGGGCGCGGCATGAGCCGCCTCACGCGCGACCTCTGCGACTTTACCGTACGTCTGCCGATGTGCGGCAAGATCAACTCCCTCAACGCCTCCGTTGCGGGGGCGATCCTGATGTACGAGGCGCTGCGTCAGCGTATGGCGAAGGTGCGGCATGGCTAG
- a CDS encoding late competence development ComFB family protein, whose product MEHLPFKNYMEDAVAHMMQRLAPQYPDICMCERCRTDMMMIALNNLPPRYVSTHKGDVLKRAEGMEIQYEVEVLTETMRAMQIVGGQPHHGRDEEGI is encoded by the coding sequence ATGGAACACTTGCCGTTCAAAAACTATATGGAGGATGCCGTCGCCCATATGATGCAGCGTCTTGCGCCGCAGTATCCGGACATCTGTATGTGTGAGCGCTGCCGTACGGATATGATGATGATTGCATTGAACAATCTTCCGCCGCGCTATGTTTCCACCCATAAGGGGGATGTCTTGAAGCGTGCCGAGGGCATGGAGATCCAATATGAGGTGGAGGTGCTGACCGAAACGATGCGTGCCATGCAGATTGTCGGCGGACAGCCCCATCACGGACGCGACGAAGAGGGGATCTGA
- a CDS encoding Mini-ribonuclease 3, with protein MKFERFRQLVRMMFLPDEAGNIRTRYENVDAANIHPLVLAYIGDAYFHLYVRMRLLSYEQTQVQALHAFSAQIVSALWQARAYRGISHMLTEEEQTIYRRARNTKSHAPRSASVADYHASTGFEALLGSLYIRAEHERLAEITEGAFQIIAKEMMSIQQEQAHGN; from the coding sequence ATGAAATTTGAACGGTTCCGACAGCTTGTACGCATGATGTTCCTGCCCGATGAGGCGGGCAATATCCGCACGCGTTACGAGAACGTGGATGCAGCGAACATACACCCGCTCGTTCTCGCATACATAGGGGATGCCTACTTTCACCTCTACGTGCGGATGCGGCTCCTTTCTTACGAGCAGACACAGGTGCAGGCGCTCCACGCATTCAGCGCACAGATCGTCTCCGCGCTCTGGCAGGCGCGTGCCTATCGCGGCATTTCGCATATGCTCACAGAGGAGGAGCAGACGATCTATCGGCGTGCACGCAACACGAAGAGCCACGCACCGCGCAGCGCGTCCGTAGCAGACTACCACGCGAGTACGGGCTTTGAGGCACTGCTCGGGAGCCTCTACATTCGCGCGGAACATGAACGGCTCGCGGAGATTACGGAGGGGGCGTTTCAGATCATCGCCAAAGAGATGATGAGTATTCAGCAGGAGCAAGCACATGGAAATTAA
- the thyX gene encoding FAD-dependent thymidylate synthase, with translation MEIKLIAKTPNYLKTCWTAARTCYSADSPIELLAQEKTEAEMLRLLERIMTSKHLSVVEHCSMTFAVKDVSRTLLAQYSRHRIGVSLSVQSQRYVSEQSAKQTDGLFGHVVPQTVVDNEAALTRYMACMREIQQTYDDLLAMGVAKQDARFVLPGGACTNFVTTLNLRSFMDVYEKRVRTPGAQWEIREMMLRMRDLIVAAEPWLAKYIPRG, from the coding sequence ATGGAAATTAAACTGATCGCAAAGACACCGAACTACCTAAAGACCTGCTGGACGGCAGCGCGGACGTGCTACAGTGCGGATTCGCCGATCGAGCTTCTCGCGCAGGAGAAAACGGAGGCGGAGATGCTCCGTCTCTTGGAGCGCATTATGACGAGCAAACACCTCTCGGTGGTGGAGCACTGCTCCATGACGTTTGCCGTCAAGGATGTCTCACGTACCTTGCTCGCCCAGTACAGCCGTCACCGCATTGGGGTATCGCTGAGCGTGCAGAGTCAGCGCTACGTCTCCGAGCAGTCTGCGAAACAGACCGATGGTCTGTTCGGGCACGTCGTACCACAGACGGTTGTCGATAATGAGGCGGCACTCACACGTTATATGGCGTGTATGCGTGAGATTCAGCAGACGTATGACGATCTGCTTGCCATGGGGGTTGCCAAGCAGGATGCACGTTTCGTCCTGCCGGGCGGCGCGTGTACGAACTTCGTCACGACGCTCAACCTGCGCTCCTTTATGGACGTATATGAGAAGCGCGTTCGGACACCCGGCGCACAGTGGGAGATCAGGGAGATGATGCTCCGTATGCGCGACCTCATTGTTGCGGCGGAGCCGTGGCTCGCGAAATACATCCCGCGCGGATAA
- a CDS encoding autotransporter outer membrane beta-barrel domain-containing protein, protein MKHRFSRKEVSPPPRTLVPRILAALTAGAVTLGALPYAYAESVTHITENTNGSVAGSEDGTSATIIVGTEGGGEVPHIGKDTGDDDTSWGKVYGASYSSHEDDTPITLTNSKAIVYSGKMRGIIGAYSKLYGGGTARIINAGAEVKDVTMVTFSMRDYIAGGAAEVDVHTPSTQAVAEVKQCYVNITGGNFESGPNSIYGGYAASDVGENGCTASGEATAEENTATITGGRFAKRAKIYGGKAYSGALTTSGTAKALKNHLIINSDRQVYELYGGEAYALTFGGPPLAQANENTLNAKIKASSFYGGYAGGGQGQRSTPSATAEANRNKVWIAAGSRFTDYSAGGVSDLFAYRIQTLNSTANENEVSIAGGTFEGEVNGGRAVIRSNDPPADSEANAAANRNKLWANAGTFKDLLVSGSASVSSEGALDAKANENMLRINADAYRFYGGLARGKKETNGAHVRTSAAEANKNKVWVREDAGTFLESAAGRSSIEGDKAITLSALAAENELYIRGGTFLGELSGGSSSATNTDVAGDRMAEARAAENKVLVNAGVIKGGLYGGLTAAEAKGDRATASATKNILHLNGGTYYGEIHGGKAFAKTTAAFAEAIAEENEVHIHGGVYQGDIYAGSAQAEGVSASGSHPGSYATVRNNMIEITGANDLSRARLHGALVNAAGTTVTGNALVVRETKSITVDHVTDFQKYAFWIPAGMTKDDTMLTVTSGQGVSLMDAAVEAHLPGSGSTANRLRLLHTPEGTINKNAATTMTVWEGVSGASTASMGITGNGKELIVNRDGSAIDGGGNVTQSPPPQPNPHPPQEEPAPPDETPQPTLPDETPQSNPQPNPPPQPNPPPQPNPPPQPTPDSFRLEEDNAKSLAETMAGSAAFLGTGANLLTGMGMTNAAIEAAAAEGFSPFAAMSGTSMRVKTGSHVDVKGMNLAVGFSRELRHGNDRLIFGPIIEYGRGNYDSYVNAAHGNGSIRYIGAGVFMRQEKENGMFYEGSLRAGRSRMDYAADLTTGMVTTHTSYDADANYIGVHVGAGHKTTTPNGTGQELYVRYFYTRQNGADVTLSTGDRYTFSDVDSNILRAGARWMFPQKGGSFILGASMQYEFSGDADATYHRAGGLSYTSASPTLKGFSTSLELGWKAQMSANSTADLSVEGWMGKQRGASFRAGFAWQF, encoded by the coding sequence ATGAAACATCGTTTTTCTCGCAAAGAAGTGTCCCCCCCCCCGCGGACACTCGTCCCGCGCATCCTTGCCGCACTCACGGCAGGTGCGGTAACCCTCGGCGCACTCCCCTATGCCTACGCGGAGTCCGTAACTCACATTACAGAGAACACGAACGGCAGTGTGGCGGGCAGCGAGGACGGCACGAGTGCGACCATCATCGTCGGTACGGAGGGTGGCGGCGAGGTGCCCCACATTGGCAAGGATACCGGCGACGACGATACCAGTTGGGGTAAAGTCTATGGAGCATCCTACAGTTCACACGAAGACGACACACCCATTACACTCACAAACAGCAAGGCGATCGTCTACAGCGGCAAGATGAGAGGTATCATCGGCGCTTATTCCAAACTCTATGGCGGCGGTACTGCCCGCATTATCAATGCGGGCGCTGAAGTCAAGGACGTCACAATGGTGACTTTCTCCATGCGCGACTATATTGCGGGCGGTGCGGCAGAAGTTGATGTCCACACTCCCAGTACACAGGCCGTCGCAGAGGTCAAGCAATGCTACGTCAACATCACAGGCGGCAATTTCGAATCAGGCCCTAACTCGATATATGGAGGATATGCAGCAAGTGATGTAGGGGAGAATGGCTGTACTGCCTCCGGTGAAGCGACGGCGGAGGAAAATACTGCCACAATTACAGGCGGCAGGTTCGCGAAACGGGCTAAGATCTACGGCGGTAAGGCTTATTCAGGCGCGCTTACTACCTCAGGTACGGCAAAAGCGCTGAAAAATCACCTGATTATCAACAGCGATCGGCAGGTATATGAGCTGTACGGAGGTGAGGCATATGCCCTTACATTCGGCGGCCCCCCCCTCGCACAGGCAAATGAGAACACACTGAATGCAAAGATAAAGGCATCGAGCTTCTACGGCGGATATGCAGGGGGAGGTCAAGGGCAAAGATCTACCCCATCGGCTACGGCAGAGGCGAATCGGAACAAGGTCTGGATCGCCGCAGGCAGCAGGTTTACGGACTATAGTGCGGGCGGCGTCAGCGATCTCTTCGCATACAGGATCCAGACGTTAAACAGCACGGCAAACGAGAACGAGGTCAGCATTGCGGGCGGCACATTCGAAGGCGAAGTGAACGGCGGCAGAGCCGTTATTAGGTCCAATGATCCGCCAGCAGACAGCGAGGCGAATGCCGCGGCGAACCGCAACAAGCTCTGGGCAAACGCGGGCACCTTCAAGGATCTGCTGGTCTCCGGCTCTGCATCTGTCAGCTCAGAGGGAGCCCTCGATGCCAAGGCAAACGAGAATATGCTGCGCATCAACGCGGACGCATATAGATTCTACGGCGGTCTGGCACGGGGGAAGAAAGAGACCAATGGCGCACATGTCCGAACCAGCGCGGCAGAGGCGAACAAGAACAAGGTCTGGGTCAGGGAAGATGCCGGCACCTTCTTGGAGAGTGCCGCGGGCCGCAGCAGCATCGAGGGAGACAAGGCTATAACACTGAGTGCACTGGCAGCAGAGAACGAGCTCTACATCCGAGGCGGCACATTCCTAGGGGAACTATCCGGTGGCAGCAGCTCTGCAACGAACACGGATGTCGCAGGCGACCGCATGGCAGAGGCACGAGCTGCAGAGAACAAGGTCTTGGTGAATGCGGGTGTCATCAAAGGTGGGCTGTACGGCGGTCTTACAGCGGCTGAGGCAAAGGGCGATCGGGCGACCGCATCGGCAACGAAGAACATCCTCCACCTGAACGGGGGCACATACTACGGAGAGATCCACGGCGGCAAAGCCTTTGCCAAAACGACTGCAGCATTCGCAGAAGCCATCGCCGAGGAGAATGAGGTGCACATCCACGGCGGTGTCTATCAGGGCGACATCTATGCGGGCTCTGCACAGGCCGAGGGTGTATCCGCATCCGGCAGTCACCCCGGATCTTATGCGACCGTCCGAAACAATATGATCGAGATCACGGGCGCGAACGATCTCTCCCGTGCCAGACTCCACGGTGCTCTGGTGAACGCCGCCGGCACCACTGTCACGGGCAACGCGCTCGTTGTGCGCGAGACGAAGAGCATCACCGTCGATCATGTGACAGACTTCCAGAAGTACGCGTTCTGGATTCCCGCCGGCATGACCAAGGATGATACCATGCTCACGGTCACCAGCGGGCAGGGTGTCAGTCTGATGGATGCGGCTGTCGAGGCACATCTGCCGGGGAGCGGTAGTACGGCGAACCGTCTGCGTCTCCTCCACACACCGGAGGGTACCATCAACAAGAACGCCGCAACCACGATGACGGTCTGGGAAGGTGTCTCGGGGGCATCGACAGCATCCATGGGCATCACGGGGAACGGGAAGGAACTCATCGTCAACCGCGATGGCTCTGCCATCGACGGGGGCGGCAATGTTACACAGTCCCCGCCCCCGCAGCCCAATCCGCATCCGCCGCAGGAGGAGCCTGCACCGCCGGATGAGACCCCGCAGCCGACACTGCCGGATGAGACCCCGCAGTCCAATCCGCAGCCCAATCCGCCCCCGCAGCCCAATCCGCCCCCGCAGCCCAATCCGCCCCCGCAGCCGACACCCGACAGTTTCCGACTGGAGGAGGACAATGCCAAGTCCCTCGCAGAGACGATGGCAGGATCGGCGGCATTCCTCGGCACCGGGGCGAATCTGCTCACCGGCATGGGGATGACGAACGCCGCCATCGAGGCTGCGGCAGCCGAAGGATTCTCCCCGTTTGCCGCCATGAGCGGAACCTCCATGCGCGTCAAGACCGGCTCGCACGTCGATGTCAAGGGCATGAACCTCGCCGTCGGCTTCTCGCGCGAACTGAGGCACGGGAATGACCGCCTCATCTTCGGCCCCATCATCGAGTACGGGCGCGGCAACTACGACAGCTATGTGAACGCCGCGCACGGCAACGGCTCCATCCGCTATATCGGTGCCGGAGTATTCATGCGGCAGGAGAAGGAAAACGGTATGTTCTACGAGGGCAGTCTGCGTGCCGGACGTTCCCGTATGGACTACGCCGCCGATCTCACCACCGGAATGGTCACGACGCACACGTCCTACGATGCCGATGCCAACTACATCGGCGTACACGTCGGTGCGGGACACAAGACCACCACACCGAACGGCACCGGTCAGGAGCTCTATGTCCGCTACTTCTACACGCGGCAGAACGGCGCGGATGTGACGCTCTCCACGGGCGACCGCTATACCTTCTCCGATGTGGACAGCAACATTCTGCGCGCGGGTGCGCGGTGGATGTTCCCACAGAAGGGCGGCTCGTTCATCCTCGGTGCCTCCATGCAGTATGAGTTCAGCGGCGATGCGGATGCGACCTACCACCGTGCGGGAGGGCTCTCCTACACCTCGGCATCCCCCACGCTGAAGGGCTTCTCGACCAGTCTCGAACTCGGATGGAAAGCCCAAATGAGCGCGAACTCCACCGCCGACCTCAGTGTCGAGGGGTGGATGGGCAAACAGCGCGGGGCGAGTTTCCGTGCGGGATTTGCTTGGCAATTCTAA
- a CDS encoding secretion protein HlyD, translating into MFRPNKETNRTHSQSYVEDLSTKTGRKRWAKTTVLNLSVLP; encoded by the coding sequence ATTTTTCGTCCGAACAAGGAGACAAACCGGACGCATAGCCAAAGCTATGTGGAGGATTTGTCGACAAAGACAGGGCGAAAAAGATGGGCTAAGACGACGGTGCTGAATTTATCAGTGCTTCCCTAA
- the cysS gene encoding cysteine--tRNA ligase: MLTVYNTMTRKKEEFRPLRAGEVSIYCCGVTPYNDPHIGNARPFVTWDVIRRYLARKGYKVRYIQNFTDVDDKIIGAANREGVTWKEISDRYIAAYFKAMDALNVRRADVFPRVSETMEEIQRMIGTLIERGYAYVTETGDVYYRVEAFDHYGCLSGRSLDDMEAGARVEVNAAKEHPMDFALWKAAKPGEPSWESPWGKGRPGWHIECSAMSVKYLGDAFDFHGGGSDLIFPHHENEIAQAEPCIDGDEKFARYWLHNGFITIDNEKMSKSKNNFFTVKDILKEFAGEVIRFFILQTHYRSPLDFSDERLHEAQTALDRLRNANAVIAELSEREGTADTAAELAAQAETFLRDFDAAMDDDFNTALAISQMFGLAKEINRYHQEVERGAAFDAANFKKAADAYRAMAAIIGIFEQEETAADDGLADALMDLIIGIRQEARAAKNWAVADKIRDGLKAAGVALEDTPTGVRWKRV; the protein is encoded by the coding sequence ATGCTTACCGTATACAATACAATGACGCGAAAAAAAGAAGAGTTTCGTCCGCTGCGTGCGGGCGAGGTCAGCATCTACTGCTGCGGGGTGACACCGTACAACGATCCGCACATCGGAAACGCACGCCCCTTTGTCACGTGGGATGTCATTCGCCGCTATCTTGCACGCAAAGGGTACAAGGTTCGCTACATCCAGAACTTTACGGATGTGGACGATAAGATCATAGGTGCGGCGAATCGCGAGGGTGTGACGTGGAAGGAGATCTCTGACCGCTACATTGCTGCGTATTTCAAGGCGATGGACGCGCTGAACGTGCGCCGTGCCGACGTGTTCCCACGCGTCTCCGAGACCATGGAGGAGATTCAGCGCATGATCGGGACACTGATTGAGCGCGGCTATGCGTATGTGACCGAGACGGGTGATGTGTACTATCGCGTGGAGGCGTTCGATCACTATGGATGTCTCAGCGGGCGCAGTCTTGACGATATGGAGGCGGGGGCGCGCGTCGAGGTCAACGCGGCGAAGGAGCACCCGATGGACTTCGCACTCTGGAAGGCGGCGAAGCCCGGTGAGCCGTCATGGGAAAGCCCGTGGGGCAAGGGGCGGCCGGGCTGGCACATCGAGTGCTCGGCGATGTCTGTGAAGTACCTCGGCGATGCTTTCGATTTTCACGGCGGCGGCAGTGATCTCATCTTCCCGCACCACGAGAACGAGATCGCACAGGCAGAGCCGTGCATTGACGGTGACGAGAAGTTCGCACGTTATTGGCTGCACAACGGATTCATCACCATCGACAACGAAAAGATGTCAAAGTCGAAGAACAACTTCTTCACGGTGAAGGACATCCTAAAGGAATTTGCGGGCGAGGTCATCCGCTTCTTCATCCTCCAGACACATTACCGCAGCCCTCTGGATTTCAGCGACGAACGGCTGCATGAGGCGCAGACCGCACTCGACCGTCTGCGCAACGCGAACGCGGTCATTGCAGAGCTGTCGGAGCGCGAAGGCACGGCGGATACGGCGGCAGAGCTGGCGGCACAGGCAGAGACGTTCCTGCGGGACTTCGATGCGGCGATGGACGACGACTTCAACACGGCACTCGCCATCAGTCAGATGTTCGGGCTTGCAAAGGAGATCAACCGCTATCATCAGGAGGTCGAGCGCGGCGCGGCATTTGATGCGGCGAACTTCAAGAAGGCAGCGGACGCCTATCGCGCGATGGCGGCGATCATCGGCATTTTCGAGCAGGAGGAAACGGCTGCGGACGATGGACTTGCGGATGCGCTGATGGATCTCATCATCGGCATTCGGCAGGAGGCGCGAGCGGCGAAGAACTGGGCGGTTGCGGACAAGATTCGCGACGGGCTCAAGGCGGCGGGCGTTGCACTTGAGGATACGCCGACGGGCGTGCGCTGGAAAAGGGTTTGA
- a CDS encoding NYN domain-containing protein: MARQRDSEYYLIDGYNVINAWPELMRLRGNLDEARDVLVHILTEYGAFENYEMTVVFDAFFTEDEEHAQQITDRMRVIYTGAGETADSCIERLAYTAVRAGREVHVVTSDGAEQSLILGAGAYRITSPELRRSVKKAKKLMKAEYMNPHIRPLGRIEVHERLDGDTRARLEELRRKK, translated from the coding sequence ATGGCTAGGCAGCGCGATTCCGAATACTATCTGATTGACGGCTACAACGTTATCAATGCGTGGCCGGAGCTCATGCGTCTGCGCGGAAATCTCGACGAGGCGCGCGATGTCCTCGTGCATATCCTCACGGAGTACGGCGCATTTGAGAACTACGAGATGACCGTCGTATTCGACGCATTCTTTACCGAGGACGAGGAGCACGCGCAGCAGATTACCGACCGTATGCGGGTCATCTACACAGGGGCGGGCGAAACGGCGGACAGCTGTATCGAACGCCTTGCATATACGGCGGTTCGCGCGGGACGCGAGGTACACGTCGTCACTTCCGACGGCGCGGAGCAGAGCCTCATCCTCGGCGCGGGTGCCTACCGCATCACCTCGCCTGAACTGCGCCGCTCCGTGAAAAAGGCAAAGAAACTGATGAAGGCAGAATACATGAACCCACACATTCGACCGCTCGGGCGCATCGAAGTACACGAGCGGCTCGACGGCGATACACGCGCACGTCTTGAGGAACTGCGCCGAAAGAAATAA
- a CDS encoding NAD(P)/FAD-dependent oxidoreductase, translating into MHVIIIGSGPAGISAALYARRGGADVTIVTKGVGTLAAAEWIENYYGFPEPITGAELEQRGIDGAKRLGVRFVWDEALEIRPSEDGAHFQVQTVHGSYVADGVVLAAGAQRKKISLPGVQEFEGRGVSYCAICDAFFYRGKKVAVVGAGEYALHEAQTLQPHVASLSLLTNGQEPAVMVPDCIAVNTRRIGSLEGDRRLRQIVFSDDTRMDVDGIFVAIGTAGSMELARKLGILLHDGRIAVGDHMETNVPGVYAAGDCAGGLLQVAKAVYEGAEAGLSIVRYLRQRSKKAR; encoded by the coding sequence ATGCACGTTATCATCATCGGTTCCGGTCCTGCCGGCATCTCAGCCGCGCTCTATGCGCGGCGCGGAGGTGCGGATGTGACGATCGTTACGAAGGGGGTGGGGACACTCGCTGCGGCGGAATGGATCGAGAACTACTATGGATTTCCGGAGCCGATCACGGGTGCGGAACTTGAGCAGCGCGGCATTGACGGCGCAAAACGCCTCGGCGTCCGTTTTGTATGGGATGAGGCGCTTGAGATCCGCCCTTCGGAGGATGGTGCACACTTTCAGGTTCAGACAGTGCACGGCAGCTATGTGGCGGATGGTGTCGTTCTGGCAGCGGGGGCGCAAAGAAAAAAGATCTCCTTGCCGGGCGTACAGGAATTCGAGGGGCGCGGTGTCAGTTACTGTGCCATCTGCGATGCGTTCTTTTATCGTGGAAAAAAAGTTGCGGTTGTTGGAGCCGGTGAATATGCTCTGCATGAGGCACAGACCCTTCAGCCGCATGTGGCATCGCTCTCCCTTCTGACCAACGGGCAGGAGCCGGCGGTGATGGTGCCGGACTGCATAGCGGTGAATACGCGCAGGATTGGCAGTCTGGAGGGCGATCGTCGGCTGCGTCAGATTGTCTTTTCGGATGATACGCGCATGGATGTTGACGGGATATTCGTGGCAATCGGGACGGCGGGGAGCATGGAACTCGCACGTAAGTTGGGCATTCTGCTGCACGATGGCAGGATCGCTGTCGGTGATCATATGGAGACAAATGTGCCGGGCGTGTATGCCGCAGGGGACTGTGCAGGCGGACTTCTGCAAGTTGCAAAAGCGGTCTATGAGGGCGCGGAGGCAGGGCTTTCCATTGTGCGGTATCTGCGGCAACGGTCAAAAAAGGCACGGTAG
- the cysE gene encoding serine O-acetyltransferase, whose translation MFGRLRRDIRVVFERDPAARSTIEVLLCYGGLHAIWLHRIAHALYVRGWVLLPRLISNFGRFLTGIEIHPGAKIGEGLFIDHGTGIVIGETAELGKNVTLYQGVTLGGTGKEKGKRHPTIGSNVVVASGAKVLGSFTVGDHAKIGAGSVVLRPVPAHATVVGIPGRIVMMNGQRVRTEEDFLRARELSLECEESAEELACELDVDLDHDMLPDPEAEMIEAMRQEIEMLKQRLTELEERK comes from the coding sequence ATGTTCGGGAGGCTGAGGCGTGATATTCGCGTTGTCTTTGAGCGTGACCCTGCGGCACGAAGCACCATTGAGGTCTTGCTCTGTTACGGCGGTCTGCACGCAATCTGGCTGCATCGCATCGCGCACGCGCTCTATGTGCGCGGCTGGGTGCTCCTCCCGCGCCTGATCTCAAACTTTGGACGGTTTCTGACGGGCATTGAGATCCATCCCGGCGCAAAGATTGGCGAGGGACTTTTCATCGACCACGGTACGGGCATTGTCATTGGAGAGACGGCAGAGCTCGGAAAAAATGTCACGCTCTATCAGGGGGTGACGCTGGGCGGTACAGGCAAGGAGAAGGGGAAACGCCATCCGACGATCGGAAGCAATGTCGTCGTCGCCTCGGGGGCGAAGGTGCTCGGTTCGTTCACCGTGGGCGATCATGCGAAGATCGGTGCGGGCTCTGTCGTGCTGCGCCCCGTGCCTGCTCATGCGACGGTGGTCGGTATCCCGGGACGCATTGTCATGATGAACGGTCAGCGCGTCCGTACGGAGGAGGATTTTCTGCGGGCGCGGGAGCTCTCGCTCGAATGTGAGGAGAGCGCGGAGGAGCTTGCGTGCGAGTTGGATGTTGATCTCGATCACGATATGCTGCCGGATCCGGAGGCAGAGATGATCGAGGCAATGCGGCAGGAGATTGAGATGCTGAAACAGCGTCTTACCGAACTGGAAGAGCGAAAGTAG